Proteins encoded by one window of Carassius auratus strain Wakin chromosome 8, ASM336829v1, whole genome shotgun sequence:
- the LOC113107867 gene encoding zinc finger BED domain-containing protein 1-like, whose product MSQPETSAAAADDLVPKRRSTSKIWQFFGFKRDDHMQTEVICKTCKSRVATKTGNTSNLFSHRKAKHNDLYQLCSAEKSSSSGESTLVHQPKQQSISSSFESITPYPVSSRRHREITEAITRYLAKEMVPIATVGKPGFLHLMNTINKRYNIPCRTYFSRIAIPQMYEHTRDRVMLELRDVEHFACTTDLWSSRTTEPYISLTVHFIDKAFKMRSLCLQTAYFPSEHSGENIALGLREALSGWNLNEARLVCFTTDNATNMIKAAEINGWPRLQCFGHRLHLAIENAVKCDTRISRALGVCKKLVGHFSHSWKKKEALKKAQRELNLPEHGLITECPTRWGTKQQMMERILEQQRALSQVLSENLSTRHLVPSWQDIEVLESVNKALQPLQDFTDALSGEEYVSISYLLPVLRLLNTQTLAADEEDTELTCSIKTKVLGYMEAKYEDPATQTLLNIATFLDPRFKKDYIPKEQREEISLRIKSEMKEAQPAVAISSSSSSSSSSSSVGAAVSGAEAEPCQSATATSTKRMKKSLGSLLQTSVTSPSESSDHATIEAEFNSYILIPKIHSEQDPLAWWGIHKVNFPHLSKLAEKYLCVPATSTPSERLFSTSGNVVTCQRASLKPNKVDMLVFLSKNL is encoded by the exons ATGAGCCAGCCTGAGACATCCGCAGCTGCTGCCGACGATTTAGTGCCAAAACGAAGAAGCACCTCAAAGATATGGCAGTTTTTTGGATTTAAAAGAGATGACCACATGCAGACTGAAGTTATATGTAAAACATGTAAATCTCGTGTAGCAACGAAAACGGGAAACACTTCAAATCTGTTCAGTCACCGCAAAGCAAAGCACAACGATTTGTATCAGCTATGCTCTGCAGAAAAATCTTCAAGCTCAGGTGAATCAACCCTCGTTCACCAACCCAAGCAACAATCCATATCATCAAGCTTCGAAAGCATAACACCATATCCTGTAAGTTCCCGCCGTCATAGAGAGATAACCGAGGCCATTACACGCTATCTGGCAAAGGAAATGGTTCCGATCGCCACAGTCGGGAAACCAGGGTTTTTGCACCTGATGAATACCATCAACAAACGGTACAACATTCCCTGTCGAACCTATTTTTCACGCATTGCTATCCCCCAAATGTACGAGCATACTCGCGACCGTGTCATGTTGGAACTGAGAGATGTCGAACATTTTGCGTGTACAACGGACCTCTGGTCCAGTAGGACAACAGAGCCGTACATTAGTTTAACGGTTCACTTTATTGACAAAGCCTTTAAGATGAGAAGTCTGTGCTTACAGACAGCATATTTCCCCAGTGAACACAGTGGGGAAAACATAGCGCTGGGACTGCGAGAGGCTTTGTCTGGCTGGAATTTGAATGAGGCGCGTCTAGTGTGTTTTACCACTGACAACGCAACCAATATGATCAAAGCGGCGGAAATAAATGGTTGGCCCCGACTACAGTGCTTCGGGCACAGACTGCACCTTGCTATTG AAAATGCAGTCAAATGTGACACACGCATCAGTCGTGCTCTAGGAGTGTGCAAAAAGCTAGTGGGACATTTTTCCCATAGCTGGAAAAAGAAAGAAGCGCTAAAGAAAGCACAGAGAGAGCTTAACCTGCCAGAACATGGTCTGATCACAGAGTGCCCTACACGATGGGGCACTAAGCAACAAATGATGGAAAGGATCCTGGAACAGCAGAGGGCTCTGTCACAAGTTCTCTCTGAAAATCTGAGTACAAGACATCTGGTTCCATCTTGGCAGGACATTGAGGTCCTTGAGTCCGTAAACAAGGCATTGCAGCCACTTCAAGattttacagatgctttgtctGGGGAAGAATACGTGAGCATTTCCTATCTACTTCCAGTTCTTCGTTTACTGAACACACAAACCCTTGCTGCTGACGAGGAAGACACAGAGCTGACATGCTCAATTAAAACCAAAGTGCTGGGCTACATGGAGGCAAAATATGAGGATCCTGCAACCCAAACTCTCTTGAACATTGCCACTTTTTTAGATCCAAGGTTCAAAAAAGACTACATTCCTAAGGAACAACGGGAAGAAATTAGTTTAAGGATAAAATCAGAAATGAAG gaGGCACAACCTGCTGTTgccatatcatcatcatcatcatcatcatcatcatcatcatcagtgggTGCTGCTGTGTCAGGTGCTGAGGCTGAGCCATGTCAAAGTGCCACAGCCACAAGTACAAAGAGGATGAAGAAGTCTTTAGGAAGTCTCTTACAGACCTCAGTCACATCTCCCTCTGAATCCTCTGACCATGCAACCATTGAAGCAGAATTTAACAGCTACATTCTGATCCCCAAAATCCACAGTGAGCAGGACCCTTTGGCATGGTGGGGAATTCACAAGGTAAATTTCCCCCACTTAAGCAAGCTGGCGGAAAAATATCTTTGTGTGCCTGCCACTAGCACACCATCTGAAAGACTTTTCAGCACATCAGGCAATGTAGTTACATGTCAGCGTGCATCCCTGAAACCAAACAAAGTGGACATGCTGGTTTTCTTGTCCAAAAATCTTTAA
- the LOC113107868 gene encoding gastrula zinc finger protein XlCGF8.2DB-like isoform X3: MVFVKEENMSQPETCSIKHEEPETCRIKQEEPEPLRIKHEDSDTCRIKQEPETWRIEHEEQGGLMNVKEERRDLNEVDKLWDQKDHDVNEEKSVNCSSIKITEVKSPFICSQCGKAFKHKQTLKKHMLIHSGRKPFSCSQCGKSFTQKRGLEDHLPVHSSVKPFSCSQCGRTFPCKTNLNKHMLIHTGIKPFSCSQCGKGFTQKGNLKEHLVSHTSEKPFSCSQCGKSFKHKQSLRNHMRIHSVEKPFSCLQCGNTFMTNENLKDHMLIHAGIKPYTCTLCGKSFTQRGHLRNHLLSHSSEKPFSCSQCGKSFKQKQSLIYHMRIRSEGKAFQLYLVWKPFHV, from the exons atggtGTTTGTTAAAGAAGAGAACATGAGTCAACCAGAAACATGCAGTAttaaacacgaggaaccagaaacctgcagaataaaacaagaggaaccagaaccCCTGAGGATAAAACACGAGGATTCAGAcacctgcagaataaaacaagaACCAGAAACATGGAGAATAGAACAtgaggaacaaggag gtCTGATGAATGTGAAAGAGGAAAGACGAGATCTGAATGAAGTGGACAAACTTTGGGATCAAAAAGATCATGATGTCAATGAAGAAAAATCTGTGAATTGCAGCAGCATCAAAATAACAGAAGTCAAAAGTCCTTTCAtatgctctcagtgtggaaaggctTTCAAACATAAACAAACCCTTAAgaagcacatgttaattcatagtggGCGAaaacctttcagctgctctcagtgtggaaagagttttacacagaaaagagGCCTTGAGGATCATCTGCCGGTTCACTCTTCagtaaagcctttcagctgctctcagtgtggaagaACTTTCCCATGTAAAACAAACCTTAATAAGCATatgttaattcatactgggataaagcctttcagctgctctcagtgtggaaagggtttTACACAGAAAGGAAACCTTAAGGAACATTTGGTTAGTCATACTTCAGAAAAGCccttcagctgctctcagtgtggaaagtccTTCAAACATAAACAAAGCCTTAGGAATCACATGAGAATCCATAGTGTGGAAAAGCCTTTCAGCTGTCttcagtgtggaaacactttcatGACCAATGAAAACCTTAAGGATCACATGCTAATTCATGCTGGAATAAAGCCTTATACCTGCActctgtgtggaaagagttttacacagagAGGACACCTTAGAAATCATTTGTTAAGTCACAGTTCagaaaagcctttcagctgctctcaatgtggaaagtctttcaaacaaaaacaaagccttATTTATCACATGAGAATCCGTAGTGAGGGGAAAGCCTTTCAGTTGTATTTAGTTTGGAAACCCTTTCATGTGTAG
- the LOC113107868 gene encoding gastrula zinc finger protein XlCGF8.2DB-like isoform X1, giving the protein MVFVKEENMSQPETCSIKHEEPETCRIKQEEPEPLRIKHEDSDTCRIKQEPETWRIEHEEQGASAASAPSFCSTTACDVTDGLMNVKEERRDLNEVDKLWDQKDHDVNEEKSVNCSSIKITEVKSPFICSQCGKAFKHKQTLKKHMLIHSGRKPFSCSQCGKSFTQKRGLEDHLPVHSSVKPFSCSQCGRTFPCKTNLNKHMLIHTGIKPFSCSQCGKGFTQKGNLKEHLVSHTSEKPFSCSQCGKSFKHKQSLRNHMRIHSVEKPFSCLQCGNTFMTNENLKDHMLIHAGIKPYTCTLCGKSFTQRGHLRNHLLSHSSEKPFSCSQCGKSFKQKQSLIYHMRIRSEGKAFQLYLVWKPFHV; this is encoded by the exons atggtGTTTGTTAAAGAAGAGAACATGAGTCAACCAGAAACATGCAGTAttaaacacgaggaaccagaaacctgcagaataaaacaagaggaaccagaaccCCTGAGGATAAAACACGAGGATTCAGAcacctgcagaataaaacaagaACCAGAAACATGGAGAATAGAACAtgaggaacaaggag CTTCTGCAGCTAGTGCTCCGTCATTTTGCAGTACCACCGCGTGTGACGTCACGGATG gtCTGATGAATGTGAAAGAGGAAAGACGAGATCTGAATGAAGTGGACAAACTTTGGGATCAAAAAGATCATGATGTCAATGAAGAAAAATCTGTGAATTGCAGCAGCATCAAAATAACAGAAGTCAAAAGTCCTTTCAtatgctctcagtgtggaaaggctTTCAAACATAAACAAACCCTTAAgaagcacatgttaattcatagtggGCGAaaacctttcagctgctctcagtgtggaaagagttttacacagaaaagagGCCTTGAGGATCATCTGCCGGTTCACTCTTCagtaaagcctttcagctgctctcagtgtggaagaACTTTCCCATGTAAAACAAACCTTAATAAGCATatgttaattcatactgggataaagcctttcagctgctctcagtgtggaaagggtttTACACAGAAAGGAAACCTTAAGGAACATTTGGTTAGTCATACTTCAGAAAAGCccttcagctgctctcagtgtggaaagtccTTCAAACATAAACAAAGCCTTAGGAATCACATGAGAATCCATAGTGTGGAAAAGCCTTTCAGCTGTCttcagtgtggaaacactttcatGACCAATGAAAACCTTAAGGATCACATGCTAATTCATGCTGGAATAAAGCCTTATACCTGCActctgtgtggaaagagttttacacagagAGGACACCTTAGAAATCATTTGTTAAGTCACAGTTCagaaaagcctttcagctgctctcaatgtggaaagtctttcaaacaaaaacaaagccttATTTATCACATGAGAATCCGTAGTGAGGGGAAAGCCTTTCAGTTGTATTTAGTTTGGAAACCCTTTCATGTGTAG
- the LOC113107868 gene encoding gastrula zinc finger protein XlCGF8.2DB-like isoform X2, producing the protein MVFVKEENMSQPETCSIKHEEPETCRIKQEEPEPLRIKHEDSDTCRIKQEPETWRIEHEEQGASAPSFCSTTACDVTDGLMNVKEERRDLNEVDKLWDQKDHDVNEEKSVNCSSIKITEVKSPFICSQCGKAFKHKQTLKKHMLIHSGRKPFSCSQCGKSFTQKRGLEDHLPVHSSVKPFSCSQCGRTFPCKTNLNKHMLIHTGIKPFSCSQCGKGFTQKGNLKEHLVSHTSEKPFSCSQCGKSFKHKQSLRNHMRIHSVEKPFSCLQCGNTFMTNENLKDHMLIHAGIKPYTCTLCGKSFTQRGHLRNHLLSHSSEKPFSCSQCGKSFKQKQSLIYHMRIRSEGKAFQLYLVWKPFHV; encoded by the exons atggtGTTTGTTAAAGAAGAGAACATGAGTCAACCAGAAACATGCAGTAttaaacacgaggaaccagaaacctgcagaataaaacaagaggaaccagaaccCCTGAGGATAAAACACGAGGATTCAGAcacctgcagaataaaacaagaACCAGAAACATGGAGAATAGAACAtgaggaacaaggag CTAGTGCTCCGTCATTTTGCAGTACCACCGCGTGTGACGTCACGGATG gtCTGATGAATGTGAAAGAGGAAAGACGAGATCTGAATGAAGTGGACAAACTTTGGGATCAAAAAGATCATGATGTCAATGAAGAAAAATCTGTGAATTGCAGCAGCATCAAAATAACAGAAGTCAAAAGTCCTTTCAtatgctctcagtgtggaaaggctTTCAAACATAAACAAACCCTTAAgaagcacatgttaattcatagtggGCGAaaacctttcagctgctctcagtgtggaaagagttttacacagaaaagagGCCTTGAGGATCATCTGCCGGTTCACTCTTCagtaaagcctttcagctgctctcagtgtggaagaACTTTCCCATGTAAAACAAACCTTAATAAGCATatgttaattcatactgggataaagcctttcagctgctctcagtgtggaaagggtttTACACAGAAAGGAAACCTTAAGGAACATTTGGTTAGTCATACTTCAGAAAAGCccttcagctgctctcagtgtggaaagtccTTCAAACATAAACAAAGCCTTAGGAATCACATGAGAATCCATAGTGTGGAAAAGCCTTTCAGCTGTCttcagtgtggaaacactttcatGACCAATGAAAACCTTAAGGATCACATGCTAATTCATGCTGGAATAAAGCCTTATACCTGCActctgtgtggaaagagttttacacagagAGGACACCTTAGAAATCATTTGTTAAGTCACAGTTCagaaaagcctttcagctgctctcaatgtggaaagtctttcaaacaaaaacaaagccttATTTATCACATGAGAATCCGTAGTGAGGGGAAAGCCTTTCAGTTGTATTTAGTTTGGAAACCCTTTCATGTGTAG